The Clostridium septicum genome contains a region encoding:
- a CDS encoding endo-alpha-N-acetylgalactosaminidase family protein has product MRKDKRIAGGRRTLSKRLAVLVASAIVVTQIASITTPVFANDNIIIQEFENNDTNSISNEVYTVLFDGSEICDWKTLVGNGSHEVENGYLKVTRNTQVNNEFTFFDQNAPQLKDGEAEMVFKLDGDASRGVGRFGFVLRPQTDGAYLFAGYDLNGSWRIATANGSSKDFSAPELVPGEEYKLKVRFEGQKITMWLNDEQIFSEELNLQGMPVNSSYGVGFKTWYGLNDAYVDYFRAGAVGSLDEKMPLKPIKSIESIKSETFVRIRPELPKKVNVTYEDGTTGSEYVNWDYINKDLYATEGTFETQGTLVDREDKVTATVTVKADPQDGTIIPPEVVVEEKFIESGDMKVVLDNNFPRVIRYEVAGEVLEGEDEQLFMVELNEDNYVPEVTFNTLDEKTAEYTMTFEELDLVMKVQMSLVKDNTLRMEVKEIIESGDFKLRTINFPGHSLASVKSIDNGKISGVLTTGDWNNIQEKFEDVVDTKIGDYNKTYGIINNDNFAIAVDNNVIEGGNRVVINVSDRDGYRKAGISNGTWTYREAIKSASAPAFIGNIGGVEIKGNTNQPIFSSKDKIKKYMGKEYEAVYCGLGGAEDFQGKDLTGKVAIVDRGTHTFEDKAKNAEAAGAVYVICINNASGGVPEQGTKDTINMIGLSNEYGDKIKSTLDENGRTKVKLSLEDSGAVPGDPEELPWSQIMIAKDTNKNGKVNWQDGAILYRDNMDEVKGADYIRNSFSYIPFNIGSLAQSPFLRTGDMVKKLSNYTDGFGQLVLEKGYQGEGHDDVIADIGGHTGIRQGGKEDLNKLIEIGKDYNAKVGVHVNATEYHLDAFELDVNNLRPGFQAGWGWKDNSYYVDQKKDLLTGELERRFSMLKEDHPDLSWIYVDVYTGNGWNANELAEIIKQNDWMLATEFNGPLEQQTAWTHWGGDPAYPNRGNESKMIRFIRNQEQDVFMSDDLLKGAKHSLSGGWGTRHDVEGFYAIETFYNQTLPSKYMQHFEIMEWEDDGTNGFVKFNNGLEVKRENGNINMYQDGNLIATTPKNTINDRGIGKTTLFMPWTWEQLNDEAENKVYHWNPNGGETTWDIPKKWSGTKTVKIYELSDLGRTFVNELQVVNGKVTIDAKANTPYIVFQEKVDESRIDNWGEGTLISDPGFDSQTFDSWKVESSLENINHVSIINEKVERRLGNDAVVVQGNNGADASLSQKIIGLEPGKTYTASVWVKTDGDREVTLGFKAGCNVEESKIKRETTRMNVGEGLKWHGERATRMRVEFTVPEGVTEGTLYLDVAKDSEDNRVLIDDFRIWTNPLELDKTNRDGYVIYEDFENVDEGHGPLYMGQNLGTDNRTHYAEKDPEGKQYMNWVIDGRFSLKSNQQSGTTGEILLTDESTLKLKPNTTYELGFKYTNKIDNLYSVSIKSATEGVLFNENLTPGTVIGRPEDGSEYNREVKEFKMKFTTGDAIDYYLALNKNNGYDELVLDNLYIKDLTPEDKLTLESVSLCMNNTTMIEGSESKVLLEAILSNGNKADLSKADVKYTVSNPDVLEVEDGVIKAKKEGTSKVYAEVTINGSTLSSNEIEVTVKKKASIINKVPVINANDLTIELNSKFDPLKEVTAEDAEDGNLTDKIKVIENTVDTTKEGKYKVIYEVVDSQGAKVTKKIKVTVKAKGDVSKPNNPGNSGNTSNLPQTGGTNSLLVLLSGIAAVGAGTFLKRRKK; this is encoded by the coding sequence GGTATATACTGTTTTATTTGACGGATCAGAAATATGTGATTGGAAAACTCTTGTAGGAAATGGAAGTCATGAAGTTGAAAATGGATATTTAAAAGTAACAAGAAATACACAAGTAAATAATGAGTTTACTTTTTTTGATCAAAATGCACCTCAATTAAAAGATGGAGAAGCAGAAATGGTATTCAAGTTAGATGGTGATGCTTCAAGAGGGGTAGGTAGATTTGGGTTTGTTTTAAGACCACAAACTGATGGTGCATACTTATTTGCAGGATATGATTTAAATGGTAGTTGGAGAATAGCAACTGCAAATGGAAGCAGCAAGGATTTCTCAGCACCAGAATTAGTTCCAGGTGAAGAGTACAAATTAAAGGTAAGATTTGAAGGCCAAAAAATAACTATGTGGCTAAATGATGAGCAAATATTTAGTGAGGAGTTAAACTTACAAGGAATGCCTGTAAATTCAAGCTATGGAGTTGGATTTAAAACATGGTATGGACTTAATGATGCATATGTAGATTATTTTAGAGCAGGTGCTGTTGGATCTTTGGATGAAAAAATGCCATTAAAGCCAATTAAATCAATTGAATCTATAAAGTCAGAAACTTTTGTTAGAATAAGACCTGAATTGCCTAAGAAAGTTAACGTAACATATGAGGATGGAACAACAGGTTCTGAATATGTAAATTGGGATTATATAAATAAAGATTTATATGCAACGGAAGGAACTTTTGAAACGCAAGGAACTTTGGTGGACAGAGAAGATAAAGTAACAGCAACAGTTACAGTTAAAGCAGATCCACAAGATGGAACTATAATACCACCAGAAGTAGTTGTTGAAGAAAAATTTATAGAGTCAGGGGATATGAAGGTTGTATTAGATAATAACTTTCCAAGAGTAATAAGATATGAAGTTGCAGGTGAAGTATTAGAAGGTGAAGATGAACAATTATTCATGGTTGAATTAAATGAGGATAATTACGTTCCAGAAGTAACCTTTAATACTTTAGATGAAAAAACTGCTGAATATACTATGACTTTTGAAGAATTAGATTTAGTAATGAAAGTTCAAATGTCATTAGTTAAAGATAATACTTTAAGAATGGAAGTAAAAGAAATTATAGAAAGTGGAGACTTTAAATTAAGAACAATAAACTTTCCAGGTCATAGTTTAGCTTCAGTAAAAAGTATTGATAACGGAAAAATTTCAGGAGTTTTAACTACAGGTGATTGGAATAATATCCAAGAAAAATTTGAAGATGTAGTAGATACTAAAATAGGAGATTATAATAAAACTTATGGAATAATAAATAATGACAACTTTGCTATTGCAGTAGATAATAACGTAATTGAAGGTGGAAATAGAGTTGTCATAAATGTTTCAGACAGAGATGGGTATAGAAAAGCAGGTATATCTAACGGCACATGGACTTATAGGGAGGCAATAAAATCTGCATCAGCACCAGCCTTTATTGGAAATATAGGTGGTGTAGAAATAAAAGGAAATACAAACCAACCTATATTCTCTAGTAAAGATAAAATAAAAAAATATATGGGTAAAGAATATGAAGCCGTATATTGTGGATTAGGTGGAGCAGAAGATTTTCAAGGTAAAGACCTTACAGGAAAAGTAGCTATTGTTGATAGAGGAACTCATACTTTTGAAGATAAAGCTAAAAATGCAGAAGCAGCAGGCGCAGTTTATGTAATTTGTATTAACAATGCTAGTGGAGGTGTTCCAGAACAAGGAACAAAAGATACTATAAATATGATTGGGCTAAGTAATGAGTATGGAGATAAAATAAAATCTACTTTAGATGAAAATGGAAGGACAAAGGTTAAGTTAAGCTTGGAAGATTCAGGAGCAGTACCAGGAGATCCAGAAGAATTACCATGGTCTCAAATTATGATAGCAAAGGATACAAATAAAAATGGAAAAGTAAATTGGCAAGATGGTGCTATTCTTTATAGAGATAATATGGATGAAGTTAAAGGAGCAGATTATATAAGAAATAGTTTCTCATATATACCTTTTAATATAGGTTCCTTAGCTCAATCACCATTTTTAAGAACGGGAGATATGGTTAAAAAGCTATCTAATTATACAGATGGATTTGGTCAATTAGTATTAGAAAAAGGATATCAAGGAGAAGGTCATGATGACGTTATAGCTGATATTGGAGGTCATACTGGTATAAGACAAGGTGGTAAAGAAGATTTAAATAAATTAATAGAAATAGGTAAAGATTATAATGCAAAAGTAGGAGTTCATGTTAATGCAACAGAATATCATTTAGATGCATTTGAATTAGATGTAAATAACTTAAGGCCGGGATTCCAAGCCGGTTGGGGATGGAAGGATAACTCATATTATGTAGATCAAAAGAAGGATTTATTAACAGGAGAATTGGAAAGAAGATTTTCTATGTTAAAAGAAGATCACCCTGATTTATCTTGGATATATGTTGACGTATATACAGGAAATGGTTGGAATGCAAATGAGTTAGCAGAAATAATAAAACAAAATGATTGGATGCTTGCAACAGAATTCAATGGACCATTAGAACAACAAACTGCTTGGACTCATTGGGGTGGAGATCCTGCATACCCTAATAGAGGAAATGAAAGCAAAATGATTAGATTTATAAGAAATCAAGAGCAAGATGTATTTATGTCAGATGATCTTTTAAAAGGAGCTAAACATTCATTATCTGGTGGTTGGGGAACAAGACATGATGTAGAAGGTTTCTATGCTATAGAAACATTCTATAATCAAACATTGCCATCAAAATATATGCAACACTTTGAAATTATGGAGTGGGAAGATGATGGAACTAATGGCTTTGTTAAGTTTAATAATGGATTAGAAGTTAAAAGAGAAAATGGAAATATTAATATGTATCAAGATGGAAATTTAATAGCTACAACTCCAAAAAATACTATTAATGATAGAGGTATAGGAAAGACTACATTATTTATGCCTTGGACTTGGGAACAACTTAATGATGAAGCAGAAAACAAAGTATATCACTGGAATCCAAATGGTGGAGAAACTACGTGGGATATTCCTAAAAAATGGTCAGGAACAAAAACTGTTAAAATATATGAGTTATCAGATTTAGGTAGAACTTTTGTTAATGAATTACAAGTTGTAAATGGAAAGGTAACTATTGATGCAAAAGCAAATACTCCTTATATAGTATTCCAAGAAAAGGTGGATGAAAGTAGAATAGATAATTGGGGAGAAGGAACTTTAATAAGTGATCCAGGATTTGATTCACAAACATTTGATTCTTGGAAAGTTGAATCTTCTTTAGAAAATATAAATCATGTATCTATAATAAATGAAAAAGTTGAAAGAAGATTAGGTAATGATGCTGTTGTAGTTCAAGGTAATAATGGAGCAGATGCCAGTTTATCTCAAAAAATAATAGGATTAGAGCCAGGAAAAACTTATACAGCTTCAGTATGGGTTAAAACAGATGGAGATAGAGAAGTAACTTTAGGCTTTAAAGCTGGTTGCAATGTAGAAGAAAGTAAAATAAAAAGAGAAACTACAAGAATGAATGTTGGTGAAGGCTTAAAATGGCATGGAGAAAGAGCAACAAGAATGAGAGTTGAATTTACAGTTCCTGAAGGTGTAACTGAGGGTACTTTATATTTAGATGTTGCAAAAGATAGTGAAGACAACAGAGTTCTTATTGATGATTTTAGAATTTGGACAAATCCTCTTGAATTAGACAAAACTAATAGAGATGGTTATGTAATATATGAAGATTTTGAAAACGTGGATGAAGGTCATGGACCTTTATATATGGGACAAAATTTAGGAACAGATAATAGAACTCACTATGCTGAAAAAGATCCAGAAGGTAAACAATATATGAATTGGGTAATTGATGGTAGATTTTCATTAAAATCAAATCAACAATCAGGAACTACAGGAGAAATTTTATTAACAGATGAGTCTACATTAAAGTTAAAACCTAATACAACTTATGAGTTAGGATTTAAATATACAAATAAAATAGATAACCTATATTCAGTATCTATAAAATCAGCAACAGAAGGTGTATTATTTAATGAAAATTTAACACCAGGAACTGTTATAGGAAGACCAGAAGATGGATCAGAATATAATAGGGAAGTTAAAGAGTTTAAGATGAAATTTACAACAGGTGATGCCATAGATTACTATTTAGCACTTAATAAGAATAATGGATATGATGAATTAGTTTTAGATAATTTATATATTAAAGATTTAACTCCAGAAGATAAGTTAACTTTAGAATCAGTAAGTCTATGTATGAATAATACTACTATGATAGAGGGAAGTGAATCAAAAGTATTATTAGAAGCAATACTGTCTAATGGAAATAAGGCAGATTTAAGCAAAGCTGATGTTAAGTATACAGTATCAAATCCAGATGTTTTAGAAGTAGAGGATGGAGTTATAAAAGCTAAAAAAGAAGGAACTTCAAAGGTATATGCTGAAGTAACTATAAATGGAAGTACGTTATCTTCAAATGAAATAGAGGTAACAGTAAAGAAAAAAGCATCAATTATTAATAAGGTACCAGTAATAAATGCTAATGATTTAACTATAGAATTAAATTCTAAATTTGATCCTTTGAAAGAAGTAACAGCAGAGGATGCTGAAGATGGAAATCTTACAGATAAGATTAAAGTTATAGAAAACACAGTTGATACTACTAAAGAAGGTAAATATAAAGTAATATATGAAGTAGTAGATAGCCAAGGAGCAAAGGTTACTAAGAAAATTAAAGTAACAGTAAAAGCAAAAGGGGATGTCTCTAAACCGAATAATCCGGGAAATTCAGGGAATACAAGTAACTTACCTCAAACAGGGGGAACTAATAGCTTATTAGTATTACTTTCAGGAATAGCTGCAGTTGGAGCAGGAACTTTCCTTAAGAGAAGAAAAAAATAA
- a CDS encoding alpha/beta hydrolase → MIILILIAIVVVFISIVLYFINKKAFYKVIMDKRKTKDEMIEAMKERFLSDYNDYENLEYDELTIKSYDGYNLKGYYYAPNKDSKKIAIIHHGYTANHYVCFQFADIFFEEGFNVLLIDMRSHGESEGKHITYGYKESRDLDKWVDLMREKVGEDGIIGLHGQSMGGATVLMYGGRYSSKIDFIIADCAYSNGVAMMKSQFKEAKVPFFPVYYILNRKLKKICGFDMNKISPIDDIKNSDVPVMFVHGTADELVPHSMSEEMYNVKKGDKNKLVLIEGAKHVGAYSKSKKLYKEAVKSFIDNAIEVKKYDN, encoded by the coding sequence GTGATTATATTAATATTAATTGCTATAGTAGTAGTTTTCATAAGTATAGTTTTATATTTTATAAATAAAAAGGCCTTTTATAAGGTTATTATGGATAAGAGAAAAACTAAAGATGAAATGATAGAAGCTATGAAAGAAAGATTTTTAAGTGATTATAATGATTATGAAAATTTAGAATATGATGAATTAACAATAAAGAGCTATGATGGATATAATTTAAAGGGATATTATTATGCCCCAAATAAGGATTCTAAAAAAATAGCTATAATACATCATGGATATACAGCAAATCACTATGTTTGTTTCCAATTTGCAGATATATTTTTTGAAGAAGGTTTTAATGTATTACTTATAGATATGAGAAGCCATGGTGAAAGTGAAGGAAAGCATATTACTTATGGATATAAGGAATCTAGAGACTTAGATAAATGGGTAGATTTGATGAGAGAAAAAGTTGGAGAAGATGGTATTATAGGTCTACATGGACAATCTATGGGTGGAGCTACTGTTTTAATGTATGGAGGAAGATATAGCAGTAAAATAGATTTTATAATAGCAGACTGTGCTTATTCTAATGGAGTAGCTATGATGAAATCCCAATTTAAAGAAGCTAAAGTTCCATTTTTTCCAGTATACTATATTTTAAATAGAAAACTTAAAAAAATATGTGGATTTGACATGAACAAAATATCCCCTATAGACGATATTAAAAATAGTGATGTTCCAGTTATGTTTGTTCATGGAACAGCAGATGAATTAGTACCTCACTCTATGAGTGAAGAAATGTATAATGTTAAAAAGGGAGATAAAAATAAGCTAGTATTAATTGAGGGGGCAAAGCATGTAGGTGCTTATTCAAAAAGTAAGAAACTATATAAAGAAGCAGTAAAATCATTTATTGATAATGCTATAGAAGTAAAAAAATATGATAATTGA